One Thalassospira marina DNA window includes the following coding sequences:
- a CDS encoding HAD-IA family hydrolase, whose protein sequence is MRGQRFAAFLFDMDGTIVNSIEIAENAWGDWARRHGLNVAEVTHAMHGVRAAETIARFAPPGTDIDQEVDLLTEAEFQAIDKIRQIGDAARFLSSLPRDRWAIVTSAPHRLASQRITAAGLPMPDILITAEDVTAGKPAPDCFLAAAKRLGFDASDCLVWEDAPAGIAAGKAAGAKVMIVTETHKAPADVPGQSIINYSNLACDQDADGSLILRDMTVSG, encoded by the coding sequence ATGCGCGGGCAACGTTTTGCGGCCTTTCTGTTTGATATGGACGGCACCATTGTTAACAGCATCGAAATTGCCGAAAACGCCTGGGGTGACTGGGCACGCCGCCATGGCCTGAATGTTGCCGAGGTCACACATGCCATGCACGGCGTGCGGGCCGCAGAAACCATTGCCCGCTTTGCCCCGCCTGGCACCGATATTGACCAGGAGGTTGACCTTCTGACCGAGGCGGAATTTCAGGCGATTGATAAAATTCGCCAGATTGGCGATGCAGCGCGATTTTTATCATCCCTGCCCCGCGACCGCTGGGCCATTGTCACATCCGCCCCGCACCGCCTTGCCAGCCAGCGCATCACGGCCGCAGGCCTGCCCATGCCCGATATTCTGATCACTGCCGAAGACGTAACAGCAGGCAAACCGGCACCGGACTGCTTTTTAGCTGCGGCCAAACGTCTGGGTTTTGATGCCAGCGATTGCCTGGTGTGGGAAGATGCCCCGGCAGGCATTGCCGCCGGAAAAGCCGCAGGCGCAAAGGTGATGATTGTAACCGAAACCCACAAAGCACCAGCCGATGTGCCGGGCCAAAGCATTATCAATTACAGTAACCTTGCCTGCGACCAGGATGCAGATGGCAGCCTGATTTTACGCGACATGACCGTTTCGGGATAA
- a CDS encoding winged helix-turn-helix transcriptional regulator gives MPANSDEALVNVYQTRPILDQIANKWSILILTVLCYRPARFNELMRRLDGITHKALADALKRLERNGLVNRRILATTPIGVEYSITPLGNSLKGPFEALYDWATTHGPALSEAQRQYDDAIEAVKE, from the coding sequence ATGCCCGCCAATAGCGATGAAGCGCTGGTCAATGTTTATCAAACCCGACCGATTTTGGATCAGATCGCCAATAAATGGTCGATCCTGATTTTAACCGTGCTGTGCTATCGCCCGGCCCGTTTTAATGAATTGATGCGCCGCCTTGATGGCATCACACATAAAGCCCTGGCCGATGCGTTAAAAAGGCTGGAACGTAACGGCCTGGTAAACCGGCGTATTTTGGCAACCACCCCCATCGGGGTAGAATATTCCATTACGCCACTGGGCAATTCCCTGAAGGGGCCGTTTGAAGCCCTGTATGACTGGGCCACCACACATGGCCCCGCCCTGAGCGAAGCACAACGCCAATATGACGACGCCATCGAAGCCGTCAAAGAATAG
- a CDS encoding MerR family transcriptional regulator → MKIGDLAKRSGLSAHTLRYYERIGLLPYADRDASGQRDYDETILIWIEFLGRLKETGMPIRDMLAYASLRNGGPATEQARHDILLAHRRQVQATITSLQANLLVLDQKIAGYAATMPRTHDDDTTQNTPATNTKHIPQPGQQRNACSNSGASATDFSGTNSDGRGISDHRNPIPARPARTRGN, encoded by the coding sequence ATGAAGATTGGTGATCTGGCAAAACGCAGTGGCCTGTCTGCCCATACGCTTCGTTATTACGAGCGTATCGGGCTGCTGCCCTATGCCGATCGCGATGCATCAGGCCAGCGCGATTATGATGAAACCATCCTGATCTGGATCGAATTTCTAGGCCGGTTAAAAGAAACCGGCATGCCGATCCGCGATATGCTGGCCTATGCAAGTTTGCGCAATGGTGGCCCCGCCACCGAACAGGCCCGCCACGATATTCTGCTGGCCCATCGCCGCCAGGTGCAGGCAACCATCACCAGTCTTCAGGCAAACCTTCTCGTCCTTGATCAAAAAATCGCGGGTTACGCCGCGACAATGCCAAGGACGCATGATGATGACACCACACAAAACACACCAGCAACCAACACCAAACACATCCCTCAGCCCGGCCAACAGCGCAACGCCTGCTCCAACTCCGGCGCAAGCGCCACAGACTTCTCAGGCACAAATTCAGACGGCCGAGGCATTAGCGACCACCGAAACCCGATACCAGCGCGGCCAGCGCGCACTCGCGGAAATTGA
- a CDS encoding DMT family transporter, whose translation MKALLLLLGAGILGGTSILLAKLAVGAGMTPLSYLFWQCLGAGLVLLVISALRGDVPSFAPRYLRYYFIAGLVSLALPMGVGYFMVPHLGAALAGIFTAMPPLITYLLSMCIGLERARLARMLGLMAGFVGVLFLYVPQLTAPDSTILGYLLAAAVIPVSLAIGNVYRTADWPVGARPVPLAAGMLLASAVYCLFFELGRDQLLVPDFNHTYLVAIIALQVVVAALMYMCHFELQRVAGPVYLSQIGYLMALTTLVGGVALFGETLRPELLVTLGCVVLGTFLVRPGGKKAALASAKAD comes from the coding sequence ATGAAAGCATTATTATTGCTGCTGGGTGCCGGCATATTGGGCGGAACATCCATTTTGCTGGCAAAGCTGGCGGTGGGCGCGGGGATGACACCGCTTTCCTATCTGTTCTGGCAATGTCTGGGTGCGGGGCTTGTTTTGCTGGTGATATCGGCACTGCGTGGTGATGTACCGTCCTTCGCGCCACGATATTTGCGCTATTACTTCATTGCGGGGCTGGTGAGTCTCGCTTTGCCGATGGGGGTTGGCTATTTCATGGTGCCCCATCTTGGTGCCGCGCTTGCGGGTATCTTTACAGCGATGCCGCCCTTGATCACCTATCTGCTGTCGATGTGCATTGGGCTGGAACGTGCCCGCCTGGCGCGGATGCTGGGTTTGATGGCGGGGTTTGTTGGCGTGCTGTTTTTGTATGTGCCGCAATTAACTGCACCGGATAGCACCATTCTGGGGTATTTGCTGGCCGCGGCGGTTATTCCGGTCAGTCTGGCCATTGGCAATGTCTATCGCACGGCAGATTGGCCGGTGGGCGCACGCCCGGTACCGCTGGCGGCGGGCATGTTGCTGGCAAGTGCGGTTTACTGCCTGTTCTTTGAACTGGGGCGTGACCAATTGCTGGTGCCTGATTTTAACCACACCTATCTGGTGGCGATTATTGCCCTGCAGGTGGTGGTCGCCGCCCTGATGTATATGTGCCACTTTGAACTGCAACGTGTTGCTGGCCCGGTTTATCTAAGCCAGATTGGCTATCTGATGGCGCTGACGACACTGGTGGGCGGGGTTGCCCTGTTTGGTGAAACTTTGCGCCCCGAATTGCTGGTCACACTGGGCTGCGTGGTGCTGGGCACATTTCTGGTGCGTCCCGGCGGGAAAAAGGCCGCACTTGCATCTGCCAAAGCCGACTAA
- a CDS encoding lipid A deacylase LpxR family protein: protein MPQQNNIRARLPLAAFFCASTLLAGLVALPASAQENTAKGPQSQRTPDEKWGVSLSVENDLFVENNQDRHFTNGVRLAFISPEDSAPADFLNVAKEVPFFASNGRIRTSYALGQSMFTPSDIEIADNQPNDRPWAGYLYGSVGLLSDTGLGYEGHEDYARIDTLELTLGVVGPASLAEQSQKFVHKLIDSPEPKGWDNQIKNEPVIGISYERKYRGWAKQELLGVEADLTPSAGFTLGNGFTNAEVGAMARIGVDLPADYGPPRIRPSLPGSDFFKPDTEGFPLSGYLFAGVVGRAVARDITLDGNTFADSNSVDKKPLVGDLQVGFAVIVGEARITYTHVYRTKEFYGQNGTDQFGAISLSMRF, encoded by the coding sequence ATGCCCCAACAGAATAACATCCGTGCCCGCCTGCCGCTGGCGGCATTTTTTTGTGCCTCAACCCTTTTGGCCGGCCTTGTCGCCCTGCCCGCAAGTGCGCAGGAAAACACCGCCAAAGGCCCGCAATCCCAACGCACCCCCGATGAAAAATGGGGTGTTTCGCTGTCTGTGGAAAATGACCTGTTTGTCGAAAACAACCAGGACCGGCATTTTACCAATGGTGTACGCTTGGCCTTTATCTCGCCCGAGGATAGCGCCCCGGCCGATTTTCTGAATGTCGCCAAGGAAGTTCCGTTTTTTGCTTCCAACGGGCGCATTCGCACCAGTTATGCGCTGGGGCAAAGCATGTTCACGCCAAGCGACATCGAAATTGCCGATAACCAGCCCAATGACCGCCCGTGGGCCGGGTATCTTTATGGCAGTGTCGGCCTGCTTTCCGATACCGGCCTGGGTTATGAAGGCCACGAAGATTACGCCCGTATCGACACCCTGGAACTGACCCTGGGTGTGGTTGGCCCCGCATCCCTTGCCGAACAAAGCCAGAAATTCGTCCATAAGCTGATCGACAGCCCCGAACCCAAGGGCTGGGATAACCAGATCAAGAATGAACCGGTGATCGGCATCAGCTATGAACGCAAATATCGCGGCTGGGCCAAGCAGGAATTGCTGGGCGTTGAGGCAGATTTGACACCAAGTGCGGGCTTCACCCTGGGCAATGGTTTTACCAATGCCGAAGTGGGTGCCATGGCCCGCATTGGCGTGGACCTGCCTGCCGATTACGGCCCCCCGCGCATTCGCCCCAGCCTGCCGGGATCGGACTTTTTTAAACCCGACACCGAAGGCTTCCCGCTCAGCGGGTATCTGTTTGCCGGGGTGGTGGGGCGTGCGGTTGCCCGCGATATCACGCTGGATGGCAATACCTTTGCCGACAGCAATTCGGTCGATAAAAAGCCGTTGGTGGGCGATTTGCAGGTGGGTTTTGCCGTTATTGTCGGCGAGGCACGCATTACCTACACCCATGTCTACCGCACCAAGGAATTTTATGGCCAGAACGGCACGGACCAGTTTGGTGCCATCTCGCTTTCGATGCGGTTTTAA
- a CDS encoding LysR family transcriptional regulator: protein MDRLRGLECFRKIAERGSFAAAARDLNMSPGAITKQINALEDMLGVQLISRTTRRLSLTEAGETYLGRVSLILDDMDDANETVRDLGQGPRGCVRIAAPTSFGVLKLAPVIGKLLNAHPDLSIDLVLDDKFTDIIDEGFDIALRVSETLADSSLMSRRICSYSRVLVASPDYLASHPPITCPHDLLDHDCILFSSAQRTGLWHFTSPDDGAEMAIEVSGRYRVNSSLAMRDVLTAGSGITLTPWLVVEDLVARGELVCLLTEYLPRSLNLYALSAPHRHKLRKIRTVTDFLAKELRLENRDHAPTE from the coding sequence ATGGACAGATTACGCGGACTGGAATGTTTTCGCAAAATTGCCGAGAGGGGCAGCTTTGCCGCCGCAGCGCGCGACCTTAACATGTCGCCCGGCGCAATCACCAAACAGATCAACGCCCTTGAAGACATGCTGGGCGTGCAGCTTATTTCGCGCACCACCCGGCGGCTGAGCCTGACCGAGGCGGGTGAAACGTATCTGGGGCGGGTCAGCCTTATTCTTGATGATATGGATGATGCCAATGAAACCGTGCGCGACCTGGGCCAGGGCCCACGCGGCTGCGTGCGTATTGCAGCACCAACATCCTTTGGGGTGCTTAAACTTGCCCCGGTGATTGGCAAACTGCTAAATGCCCACCCCGATCTTTCAATTGATCTGGTCCTTGATGACAAATTCACCGACATCATTGATGAAGGCTTTGATATAGCGCTTCGGGTTAGTGAAACGCTGGCGGATTCATCGCTGATGTCACGGCGGATCTGCAGTTATTCCCGTGTTCTGGTCGCAAGCCCGGATTACCTTGCCAGCCACCCGCCCATCACCTGCCCGCATGACCTGCTTGATCATGACTGCATCCTGTTTAGCAGCGCGCAACGCACCGGCCTTTGGCATTTTACCAGCCCCGATGATGGTGCAGAAATGGCAATCGAGGTTTCCGGGCGTTACCGGGTTAACAGCAGCCTTGCCATGCGTGATGTTTTAACCGCTGGCAGCGGCATTACCTTGACACCATGGCTGGTTGTGGAAGACCTTGTTGCCCGGGGGGAACTGGTTTGTCTGCTGACTGAATATCTGCCGCGCAGCCTTAATCTTTATGCATTAAGTGCACCGCACCGGCACAAGCTTCGTAAAATTCGCACTGTTACCGATTTTCTGGCTAAAGAGCTTCGTTTGGAAAACCGCGATCATGCCCCAACAGAATAA
- a CDS encoding agmatinase, with protein sequence MSEAPSSHHAQNAPAAAPGLTFLGLPAQLANSTKPKAVIFGAGHGSTYPGKDSSGYASAADAIRVASQEDAALITHWDFDLGGPLFNGGDVSCTDIGNLATAMGNNAQNRDLVTTTTRNILAQSAVPILLGGDDSLPIPFFEGFASHGPIWIVQIDAHIDWRDELHGEKYGYSSPMRRASEMPHIAGMVQIGLRSVGSARHEEISAAQNFGSRFVTARDIHHHGIEPALAHIPEGANVIITLDCDGLDPAIMPGVAARTPGGLTYMQVIDLIASIGKRARIAGFDLVEFYPPNDIDGMSALVASRLLVNAIGAIVRQD encoded by the coding sequence ATGTCCGAAGCCCCATCATCACATCACGCGCAAAATGCCCCGGCAGCCGCCCCCGGCCTGACCTTTTTGGGGCTGCCGGCACAATTGGCAAATAGCACAAAACCAAAGGCCGTTATTTTTGGTGCCGGGCATGGCAGCACCTATCCTGGCAAGGACAGCAGCGGTTATGCCAGCGCCGCCGATGCCATTCGTGTAGCCAGCCAGGAAGATGCAGCGCTGATCACGCATTGGGATTTTGATTTGGGCGGGCCGTTATTTAACGGCGGCGATGTTAGCTGCACCGATATTGGCAACCTTGCCACGGCAATGGGAAATAATGCGCAGAACCGGGATTTGGTAACCACCACCACCCGGAATATTCTGGCGCAATCGGCCGTTCCCATATTACTGGGCGGTGATGATTCCCTGCCGATCCCGTTTTTTGAAGGTTTTGCCAGCCACGGGCCGATCTGGATTGTACAGATTGATGCCCATATTGACTGGCGTGATGAATTGCACGGCGAAAAATATGGCTATTCCAGCCCCATGCGCCGTGCCAGCGAAATGCCCCACATTGCCGGCATGGTGCAAATTGGCCTGCGCAGTGTGGGCAGCGCCCGCCACGAAGAAATTTCTGCGGCACAAAATTTTGGCAGCCGGTTTGTTACCGCGCGCGATATTCACCACCACGGGATCGAGCCCGCACTTGCCCATATCCCCGAAGGTGCCAATGTCATTATTACGCTGGATTGTGACGGGCTGGACCCGGCCATCATGCCCGGCGTTGCTGCCCGCACACCGGGGGGATTAACCTATATGCAGGTGATCGACCTGATCGCAAGCATTGGCAAACGCGCCCGCATTGCCGGTTTTGACCTGGTGGAGTTTTATCCCCCCAACGATATCGATGGCATGTCGGCCCTGGTGGCATCGCGCCTGCTGGTCAATGCAATTGGCGCAATTGTGCGGCAGGATTAA